The genomic window CGCTATAGACTTGATTGACGATTTCGGCATCGCTGTGGACTGTGAGAAATAGTATCGGTAACTCACTCCACTGGGCATCGTTACGGACTACTTGACAGAGTTCTATCCCATTGGTATGTGGCATTTCCACATCCAGAATTAACAAGTCTGGAGTTTCGGCTTTTAATGTTTCCCAAAAACGGCGGGAATCATCTAGGGTAATGACTTTTAGCCCCCAAGGATGGAGGAGAGTTTGCAATAAGGCGAGAATTTTGGGGTCATCGTCTACAGCTAATACTTTGGCTGCGCCATTGGGAACTTGTTGTATGATTTTAGCGATCGCTTCTAAAACTTCGGTTGTAGCTTGAGGTTTTTGTAAAAAGGTATGTTCACCTTGACGCGCTAGTTGCAAGCGGTGCTGAAAATCTGTCTGTTCTGTAAAAACTACCACTGGTACAGGTGGTTTCCGTTGGGCGAGTTCGGCTAAAAAATGTAAGCTATCTTCTTGATGGGCAGTAACATTAGGGTCAAGCAGAACTACACTAGGATGCTCTTGGTACAGTATATTTCTAGCTCGCTCTAGACTGGTAGCAGTAGTGAATTGTAATTGCCCTCCAGCCGATGCTTGCGTTAACTGTTCAGCTAAAGCAGCATCACTATCAACTACCAACACTAAGGGAAGTGAACTAGTCGTAGATGTTGAAGAATCTCCGGCTGGTTTTTGCGCTGCAATTTCTTGGCGCAATAACTTCACCCACTTCTGCACTTTGCTAATTTCTGTTGGTGTCAAGGTTGTGTCTAATTTCAACACCTGCTCAATTTTGCGTGCTAACTTTGAGCCTTCCGGTAAACCAAACGTACCGAGAGAACCCGCTAATGTATGAGCTTCTTGTCTTGCTTGTAACCGCAATTCTGAGTTTAAAGCCTCTTGACTCAGTGCTGTTGCAGCTTGCTCTAGAACTCTAACTTGTTCATCCACCCGGCCATAAAATTTCTCCCAAATTGCCGCTATTCCTGTCAGCGTTGATTCAGACTGAGACTTACCATAAGATTTTTTCTTTTCCCCTGCTCCCCTGCTCCCCTGCTCCTGTGATGTGAGTCGATAACCAATTCCGTAAACCGTTTCAATTAAATCCCCAGACACTCCCGCATTTCTCAACTTCATTCGCAATCCTTTAATATGGGTGCGGACTGCTTCTTCACCGGGAGTATCTTCATAAGACCAGAGATGTTCTAGAATCATGCTACAGCTAAACACCCGGCGACGGTTTCGCAAAAATAACTCCAACAGAGCATATTCTTTGGGTGTTAGTGATAGCAAATTTTGTTTATAAGTGACTTCACAACTGCTAGGATCAAGCTGTAAATCGCCACATTCTAAGATTGGTTGTGATATTGTCCCACTGCGTCGTAATAGCGCACGTATCCGGGCTACTAATTCTTCTTGATCAAATGGTTTGACTACATAATCATCAGCACCCGCATCTAAGCCAATAGCTTTTTCGTGACCGCTATCACAACCTGTCAACAACAGAATTGGCATTTGTCTGCCACTAGAGCGAATTTGCCGACAAAGACTTATTCCATCTAGCTTGGGCAGCATTACATCTAAGAGAATTAAATCATAGTCATAAGTTTCAATTAAATCCCAACCAGCATTACCATCAGCAGCAACTTCCACCACATAGTTTTGATTTGTGAGAACGGCACTCAGTGCATAGGCATTTAATTCGTCATCCTCTACAATTAAAATTTTCATATTAAATTAAGATTTAATAAATAATTAACCTGAAATATTTTTCTAGCTGTGAAAAATTAAAGTATTAATATTGGCGATTCAAAAATATTTTAGATGATATATCTCCTGATAATTAATATTATTTAATAAATATCAACATTTATCAATCTTTAGAAATAGATGATGTGGGTATAGAAATATATCACTGGAGAGAAGTTTTTGTCAAAAAAAACGGCACTCACACTTAACTTAATTAAGGTTATGAAAATTGCGAGACTTCAGAACCCCGGTTTCTTGGTTCTCACGAATGAATAGAAACCACAAAACCCAGATGGATTAAAGAAATTTGGGATATTGTTCCTTACAAAACTCCGATACGAGTTATGGCTTTCTTCACAAGTTCCTCAAATTGTTGTCGTATAAACAATGATGAGAGGCAAAGGAGTGAGTGGTGAGTGGTGAGTCCTGAGTCCTGAGTCCTGAGTCCTGAATGCTGTGTGGGCATTAGGCATTAGTTACTTTCTTCCTTACCACCTGTCACCTATCACCTGTCACTAAAACTAACTACTAAAAGAACTCACTTTTAAAACTAAAAACCTCACAGAGGTGTATATGTTGAAAAACATTTTAGTCGCATTGGATCGCTCGGAAATGGGAGAACAGGTTTTTGAGCAAGCATTAGCTTTAGCAAAAGCCACCCAAGGTAACTTGCTGTTAGTACACATCTTGTCACCAGAAGAAGATGGAAGTCCTAACATCCCGATGGTGTCTAATTATGACTACTATCCAGGACTAAGCGGTCAAAGCTTTGAGGTATATCAAAAAGAATGGGATCGCTTTAAAGATGAAGGTGTGAGAATATTGCAATCCTACAGTGCTAAAGCCAACACAGCAGGAGTCACCACACAATTTCAACAAATCTTGGGTAGTCCTGGACGCACAATTTGTAAATTAGCCACAAATTGGGATGCTGATTTAATCGTCATGGGACACAGGGGTCTAGGCGGGTTGAAAGAATTCTTTCTGGGTAGTGTAAGTAACTATGTCCTGCACCATGCGCCTTGTTCAGTTCACATAGTCCATTGTCCATTGAAGGAACAAGCAACTATTCCAGAAGACTCGCAAAAACCCCAAGCAATATCAGCGTAGAGGGTGTAGGGGAGCAGAGCAAGCAGAGGAGACAAAAAATAGTTTTTTAACTTTTGACTTCTTCATTTGACTTTTGATTTTTGACTTTTTTTGCCTCATTCCCAATGAAAACTATATCACCACCAAATCAGACTCATCCTAGTGGAGATAAACGATTGAAGATGCTAGACGCAACTCTCAAGCGTCATCAGTATCAACAAGATGCACTGATTGAAATTCTCCATAAGGCTCAAGAACTCTTTGGCTACTTAGAAAATGATTTACTGCTGTATATCGCCCATAGCCTGAAGTTACCGCCTAGTCGAGTCTATGGGGTAGCAACGTTCTATCATTTGTTTACCTTAGCACCACACGGCACTCATAGCTGTGTCGTGTGTACAGGTACGGCTTGTTATGTCAAAGGCTCTCAAGCAATTTTGGCAAATATAGAACAATTAACTCACATCCACGCTGGGCAAACTACTGCTGATGGTCAATTATCACTACTCACAGCACGCTGTTTGGGTGCTTGTGGTATTGCGCCGGCGGTAGTGTTTGATGGGACAGTTTTAGGACATCAAACTCCCGAATCAGTGGCTGAACGTGTACAAGGGTGGCTGAAAATAGGTGACAGGTGACAGGTGACAGGTGACAGGGGACAGGGGACAGGGGACAGGGGACAGGGAATTGTTAACTTTGAATTTTGAATTGGTAGAGAGGTGAGGTGTCTTCTTTTGGAGAGTTGGGAGGAAACATGGAACTGACTGAATTATTAGGTATCTCTCGACAAGAACGTTCTCAAGCCAAACCAGTACAAATTCGTTGCTGTACGGCGGCTGGTTGTCTGTCGGCTAACTCCCAAGCTGTTAAACAACAATTAGAAGCATCTGTAAAAGCAGAAGGTTTGGAGACAGAAGTACAAGTTTCTGGCGTGGGTTGTATGCGCTTGTGTTGTCAGGGGCCTTTGGTGGAAGTTGAGAGAGTAGGAACTGGGAACGACGAGTCCAAATCTTTAACAGATAACCTTTATGAAAAAGTTACTCCTGAAGATGCACCTGCGATTATTGAGACGCTGAAAGGAAAAGAGTCACATCTGTCGGTAGTGGATTTAGAACAGCCTTTTTTTACACACCAGATGCCAATTGTTTTAGAGAATAGTGGCAAAATTGACCCAGAACGGATTCAATCTTACATTGCTACTGGCGGTTATCAGGCTCTCTATTATGTCCTGCGGGATATGACCTCAGTTGAGGTTGTGGATACTATTAGCCGCAGTGGTTTGCGGGGAAGGGGTGGTGCAGGTTATCCTACGGGTTTGAAATGGGCGACGGTGGCTAAGGCCAAAGGAGAGCGCAAATTTGTTATTTGTAACGCCGATGAGGGAGATCCTGGGGCGTTTATGGATAGGAGTGTACTAGAGAGCGATCCCCATCGAGTATTAGAGGGAATGGCGATCGCAGGTTATGCTGTTGGTGCAAGTCAAGGTTATATATATGTAAGGGCAGAATATCCCATCGCGATCAAACGCTTACAAACTGCCATTAATCAAGCTCAACGCCTCGGTATTTTAGGTAGTAAAATCTTTGACTCTCCCTTTGATTTTAAAATTGATATCCGCATCGGTGCAGGGGCTTATGTTTGCGGTGAAGAAACTGCTCTCATGGCTTCTATCGAAGGTAAGCGCGGTCTTCCTAGCCCACGTCCCCCCTATCCGGCTGAATCTGGTTTATGGGGACATCCTACTTTAATTAATAACGTCGAAACCTTTGCTAATATTGCACCTATTATCCGTAAAGGTGCTGATTGGTTTGCTAGTATCGGTACTGCTAAAAGCAAAGGTACAAAAGTATTTGCACTCGCTGGGAGAATTCGCAACACAGGTTTAATTGAAGTGCCAATGGGTACTTCCTTACGAGAAATAGTTGAACAAATGGGGGGTGGTATTCCCGATGGTGGTATGGCGAAAGCAGTACAAACAGGTGGCCCTTCTGGGGGATGTATTCCCGCCGCCGCTTTTGATACTCCTGTAGACTATGAATCCTTGACCAGTCTAGGTTCAATGATGGGTTCTGGTGGGATGATCGTCATGGATCAAACTACTAACATGGTAGATGTCGCCCGCTTCTTCATGGAATTTTGCATGGATGAATCCTGCGGTAAGTGCATTCCTTGCCGAGTTGGAACTGTCCAGTTACATAAATTATTAACCAAAATTAGCGAAGGTAAAGCATCACACTCTGATTTACAACTCCTAGAAGAACTATGCGACATGGTAAAACACACCAGCCTATGCGGTTTAGGCCAGTCTGCACCCAACCCCGTATTCAGCACCCTACGCTACTTCCAGGAGGAGTATTTGGAGTTGATTGGGGAGTAGGGAGTAGTGGAAGAGAAGAGACAAGGGAAAATTTTTCCAAATCTCTAGGATTTTTCTAATTTTGAATTTTGAATTCGGAGCGAAGTGACGTGTCTGTAAAAACCCTAACTATAGATGGACAATTAGTCAGCGCACGAGAGGAAGAAACGGTATTACAGGCGGCGCAAGAAGCGGGTGTTCATATTCCCACACTGTGCCATTTAGAGGGTGTGGGAGATGTGGGTGCTTGTCGGCTGTGTTTGGTGCAAATTGCTGGGATGAATAAGTTGCTTCCTGCTTGTGTAACGAAAGTTTCTGAAGGTATGGAAGTGATGACTAATAGCGATCGCCTACAAAGTTATCGTCGTACAATTATCGAAATGTTATTCGCCGAAGGTAATCACATCTGCTCGGTGTGTGTAGCTAACGGTAATTGTGAATTACAAGACCTAGCCATTGAGATGGGGATGGATCATGTGCGTTTAGCCTATCATTTCGCCGATCGCAAAGTTGATGTCTCTCACGATCGCTTCGGTCTTGATCATAACCGTTGTGTTCTTTGTACTCGTTGCATCCGTGTATGTGATGAGATAGAAGGCGCACATACCTGGGATATGGCAGGAAGGGGGACAAACTCCCACGTGATTACCGACTTGAGCCAACCTTGGGGAACTTCCCAAACTTGTACCTCCTGCGGTAAATGCGTAAATGCTTGTCCCACAGGTGCGCTATTCTACCAAGGCTCTAGCGTCGGCGAAATGAAACGCGATCGCGCCAAACTCGATTTTTTAGTTACCGCACGGGAAAAACAGCAATGGAATCTTTGAACTTTCTTGGCTTTGAAAAACCAGGATTCCGAACTGATATTGCTACGCCTGCTATAAGCAGACTACGCAATGTTTGTTCTGCCCTTCCAGGCTTTGACTGGCTCAAACAGTCCTACCCGCCTCGACCAATTACTTGGCTGTGCGGCTACTTTTAATTAAATCATGATGTTTTTTTGTTATGGGTTTTTCACCAACATCATGAGTGAGATTTTACCAGAAATCTAGTAAAACTAAAATGCTTGGATATTTCAGACGGATAGCTTTCATCCCCCGGCTAAAAGCCGGAGGTTCTCAGCATAGGTACGATAGGGAATGGGCAATGGGGACAAGGAAGACAAGAAGAAATTTCTACCTTTTTTCCCCCTCTCCTCATTCTTCATTCTCACCAATACTAGGAGGTGAATCTGATGTCGAAAATCAGCCGAAAAACGAACAAGCACAACCGGAACAAGAAAATTCAGTCGATTTCACCTATGTGTCTGTCACCGACTTCTTTCAAAAGTATTTTCTGGTGGCTGCTACTTTTGGGGATACTGACGATTTTTATGTTCCTGGGTTTAGGAAGCTTCTATACAGAAACAGTAATTGCAGCTGTCGATCAACAAGAAACAGCAACAGCAGAAATTCTCTATCGCTCACAAACAAAATTAGCTGATGAGTCAGGAAAAGTTTGGCAAGTTGTCCTGTTTAAACAAGTTTATCCCGGTCAAGCTCAAACTTTAAATCTGCGCCTAGTAGGGTTTCCTGGTTCTGCGGAACTAATTCATCCCCAACCCTTAAAAATCTCCACAGCCACAGGTAAAGTCTTAAATGCTGCCGATGTTTTCTTAGATGAAGCACCAGCCCCAACTATTGGCCAGTATGACTTTCAGGATATCTTGCCCCAACTACCACAAGAACCCCTAACCTTGAGCATACCTTTACCTGGCGATCGCTCCATCAACATCAACGTCCCCCAACGCGTCGTCCAAGAATGGCACAGAGTTATGAGTGCTGAGTCTTGAGTGCTGAGTGCTGAGTCTTGAGTGCTGAGTGCTGAGTGGGCATTAGTTACCGTCCCGTCCAGTCCCCAAATTACGAATTACGAATTACGAATTACGAATTACGAATTATTATGTCTCGCTTGAAATTAGCAACAGTATGGTTAGGCGGGTGTTCTGGCTGTCATATGTCGTTTCTGGATTTAGACGAATGGCTGATTGATTTAGCCGCCCAAGCAGATATAGTGTTTAGTCCCTTTGCAGATATTAAAGAATATCCAGAGGGTGTAGACGTGGTATTGGTAGAAGGTGCGATCGCTAATGAAGAACACTTAGAAACCATCCAGATAGTCAGGGAACGTTCTCAAGTATTAATTTCCTTTGGTGACTGTGCTGTAACTGGTAATGTCACAAGTTTACGTAATCCGTTGGGTAGTGCTGAACTAGTTCTAGAACGTTCTTACATCCAAACAGCTGATCTTTATCCTCAAATTCCCCACGAACCCGGTATTGTTCCCCAATTACTAGATCAAGTAACACCCGTACATACCGTAGTCCCCGTTGACATTTATTTACCCGGTTGTCCACCCTCAGCCACACGCATTCGCGCCGCCTTAGAACCACTATTGCGCGGAGAAATGCCACATTTAGCTGGACGCGAGTTTATTAAGTTTGGGTAATTGGCATATCAATTAAAAATTCAAAATTGAATAATTTCTACCTCCTTGCTCCTCTATTTCCACCTGTTATCACCTGTCACCTGTCACCTGTCACCTATCACCTTTCCAACCCAGGGTAATTATGTTAAAAGCAGCCGATGTAATGACAAAAGATGTGGCAACTATTCGCAGTTCCGCCACTGTAGCCGAAGCAGTAAAATTAATGCGTGCTAGAGACTGGCGAGCCTTAATTGTAGATCGTCGCCATGAACAAGATGCTTACGGCATTATTAGCGAGAGCGATATTGTGTATAAAGTCATTGCTTATGGTAAAGACCCTGGTAAAGTCAGAGTCTACGAAGTGATGACCAAACCTTGCATCGCCATTAATCCAGACCTTGGTTTAGAGTATGTAGCTCGACTATTCGCCGATTATCATTTACACAGAGCGCCCGTTATCCAAGGCGAGTTATTGGGTATCATTTCCCTGACTGACATTCTAGCTCACAGTAAGTTTCTCGAACTACCCCGAACAATTGTTCTAGAGCAACAGTTACAAGAAGAAATTCAACAAGCCCGCACTATTTGTAGTCAAAAAGGTATCCGTTCCGAAGAATGCGCCGCCGCGTGGGATGTTGTCGAGGAACTGCAATCAGAAATCGCCCACCAAAGAGCAGAAAAAATTGATAAAACCGCCTTTGAAGATTACTGTGACGAATACCCAGAAGCACTAGAAGCCAGACTTTATGATCTTTAAGTGCTGAGTAGTGAGTGCTGAGTAGTGAGTGCTGAGTGCTGAGTGCTGAGTGCTGAGTGTTGAGTGCTGAGTAGTGAGTGTTGAGTAGTGAGTGCTGAGTAGTGAGTGTTGAGTAGTGAGTGTTGAGTAGTGAGTGTTGAGTAGTGAGTGCTGAGTAGTGAGTGCTGAGTGATAAAAAATTATCTCTTGCACCTCTGCTCTCTTATACTCTCTGTCACCTATCACCTGTCCCCTGTCACCTATCACCTATGTCTAAAAGAATTGTCATCGACCCCGTTACCCGGATTGAAGGCCACGCGAAAATTAG from Nostoc sp. UHCC 0870 includes these protein-coding regions:
- a CDS encoding universal stress protein, whose product is MLKNILVALDRSEMGEQVFEQALALAKATQGNLLLVHILSPEEDGSPNIPMVSNYDYYPGLSGQSFEVYQKEWDRFKDEGVRILQSYSAKANTAGVTTQFQQILGSPGRTICKLATNWDADLIVMGHRGLGGLKEFFLGSVSNYVLHHAPCSVHIVHCPLKEQATIPEDSQKPQAISA
- the hoxE gene encoding bidirectional hydrogenase complex protein HoxE, with the protein product MKTISPPNQTHPSGDKRLKMLDATLKRHQYQQDALIEILHKAQELFGYLENDLLLYIAHSLKLPPSRVYGVATFYHLFTLAPHGTHSCVVCTGTACYVKGSQAILANIEQLTHIHAGQTTADGQLSLLTARCLGACGIAPAVVFDGTVLGHQTPESVAERVQGWLKIGDR
- a CDS encoding NuoF family protein, producing the protein MELTELLGISRQERSQAKPVQIRCCTAAGCLSANSQAVKQQLEASVKAEGLETEVQVSGVGCMRLCCQGPLVEVERVGTGNDESKSLTDNLYEKVTPEDAPAIIETLKGKESHLSVVDLEQPFFTHQMPIVLENSGKIDPERIQSYIATGGYQALYYVLRDMTSVEVVDTISRSGLRGRGGAGYPTGLKWATVAKAKGERKFVICNADEGDPGAFMDRSVLESDPHRVLEGMAIAGYAVGASQGYIYVRAEYPIAIKRLQTAINQAQRLGILGSKIFDSPFDFKIDIRIGAGAYVCGEETALMASIEGKRGLPSPRPPYPAESGLWGHPTLINNVETFANIAPIIRKGADWFASIGTAKSKGTKVFALAGRIRNTGLIEVPMGTSLREIVEQMGGGIPDGGMAKAVQTGGPSGGCIPAAAFDTPVDYESLTSLGSMMGSGGMIVMDQTTNMVDVARFFMEFCMDESCGKCIPCRVGTVQLHKLLTKISEGKASHSDLQLLEELCDMVKHTSLCGLGQSAPNPVFSTLRYFQEEYLELIGE
- the hoxU gene encoding bidirectional hydrogenase complex protein HoxU, translated to MSVKTLTIDGQLVSAREEETVLQAAQEAGVHIPTLCHLEGVGDVGACRLCLVQIAGMNKLLPACVTKVSEGMEVMTNSDRLQSYRRTIIEMLFAEGNHICSVCVANGNCELQDLAIEMGMDHVRLAYHFADRKVDVSHDRFGLDHNRCVLCTRCIRVCDEIEGAHTWDMAGRGTNSHVITDLSQPWGTSQTCTSCGKCVNACPTGALFYQGSSVGEMKRDRAKLDFLVTAREKQQWNL
- a CDS encoding DUF3122 domain-containing protein, with product MSKISRKTNKHNRNKKIQSISPMCLSPTSFKSIFWWLLLLGILTIFMFLGLGSFYTETVIAAVDQQETATAEILYRSQTKLADESGKVWQVVLFKQVYPGQAQTLNLRLVGFPGSAELIHPQPLKISTATGKVLNAADVFLDEAPAPTIGQYDFQDILPQLPQEPLTLSIPLPGDRSININVPQRVVQEWHRVMSAES
- a CDS encoding oxidoreductase, with the protein product MSRLKLATVWLGGCSGCHMSFLDLDEWLIDLAAQADIVFSPFADIKEYPEGVDVVLVEGAIANEEHLETIQIVRERSQVLISFGDCAVTGNVTSLRNPLGSAELVLERSYIQTADLYPQIPHEPGIVPQLLDQVTPVHTVVPVDIYLPGCPPSATRIRAALEPLLRGEMPHLAGREFIKFG
- a CDS encoding CP12 domain-containing protein, whose amino-acid sequence is MLKAADVMTKDVATIRSSATVAEAVKLMRARDWRALIVDRRHEQDAYGIISESDIVYKVIAYGKDPGKVRVYEVMTKPCIAINPDLGLEYVARLFADYHLHRAPVIQGELLGIISLTDILAHSKFLELPRTIVLEQQLQEEIQQARTICSQKGIRSEECAAAWDVVEELQSEIAHQRAEKIDKTAFEDYCDEYPEALEARLYDL